A genome region from Macaca nemestrina isolate mMacNem1 chromosome 20, mMacNem.hap1, whole genome shotgun sequence includes the following:
- the LOC105486896 gene encoding LOW QUALITY PROTEIN: phosphoglycerate kinase 1-like (The sequence of the model RefSeq protein was modified relative to this genomic sequence to represent the inferred CDS: inserted 1 base in 1 codon): MSVSNKLTLDKLDVKGKPVIMRVDFNVPMKNNQITNNQRIKAAVPSIKFCLDNGSKSVVLTRHLGRPDGVPMSDKYSLEPVASELKSLLGKDVLFLKDCVGPEVEKTCTNPAAGSVILQENLRFQVEEXGKGKDASGNKAKAEPAKLEAFQASLPKLGDVYVSDAFGTAHRAHSSMAEVNLPQKAGGIFVFLFLFFVFCFFFLMRKELNYFAKDLESPERHFLAILGRAKVADKIQLIKNMLDKVNEMIIGGGMAFTFLKVLNNMEIGTSLFDEEGAKIVKDLMSKAEKNGVKIILPVDFVAAGKFDENAKTGQATVASGISAGRMGLDCGPESSKKYAEAVTWAKQIVWNGPVGVFGLNLDMEAFS, from the exons ATGTCGGTTTCTAACAAGCTGACCCTGGACAAGCTGGACGTGAAAGGGAAGCCAGTCATTATGAGAGTCGACTTCAATGTTCCTATGAAGAACAACCAGATAACCAACAACCAGAGGATTAAGGCTGCTGTCCCAAGCATCAAATTCTGCTTGGACAATGGATCCAAGTCAGTAGTTCTTACGAGACACCTAGGCCGGCCTGATGGTGTCCCTATGTCTGACAAGTACTCCTTAGAGCCAGTTGCTTCAGAACTCAAATCTCTGCTGGGCAAAGATGTTCTGTTCTTGAAGGACTGTGTAGGCCCAGAAGTGGAGAAAACCTGTACCAACCCAGCTGCTGGGTCTGTCATCCTGCAGGAGAACCTCCGCTTTCaggtggagg gagggaaaggaaaagatgCTTCTGGAAACAAGGCTAAAGCCGAGCCAGCCAAATTAGAAGCTTTCCAAGCTTCACTTCCCAAGTTAGGGGATGTCTATGTCAGTGATGCTTTTGGCACTGCTCACAGAGCCCACAGCTCCATGGCAGAAGTCAATCTGCCACAGAAGGCTggtggtatttttgtttttttgtttttgttttttgttttttgttttttttttttaatgaggaaggAGCTGAACTACTTTGCCAAGGACTTGGAGAGCCCAGAGCGACACTTTCTGGCCATCCTGGGCAGAGCTAAAGTTGCAGACAAGATCCAGCTGATCAAGAATATGCTGGACAAAGTCAATGAGATGATTATTGGTGGTGGAATGGCTTTTACCTTCCTTAAGGTGCTCAACAACATGGAGATTGGCACTTCTCTGTTTGATGAAGAGGGAGCCAAGATTGTCAAAGACCTAATGTCTAAAGCTGAGAAGAATGGTGTGAAGATTATCTTGCCTGTTGACTTTGTCGCTGCTGGCAAGTTTGATGAGAATGCCAAGACCGGCCAAGCCACTGTGGCTTCTGGCATATCTGCTGGCAGAATGGGCTTGGACTGTGgtcctgaaagcagcaagaagtATGCTGAGGCTGTCACTTGGGCTAAGCAGATTGTGTGGAATGGTCCTGTGGGGGTTTTTGGG CTGAATCTTGACATGGAAGCTTTTAGCTAA